The Lonchura striata isolate bLonStr1 chromosome Z, bLonStr1.mat, whole genome shotgun sequence genome window below encodes:
- the LOC110467598 gene encoding neuronal regeneration-related protein, with protein MVYQPGSMIWISQKIFPTSRGDGGFPKGNLPVSKEVNRKKSEAEGACLAPTSGYGQHFSKINYLYSF; from the exons GTTTATCAGCCAGGTTCAATGATTTGGATAAGCCAGAAGATCTTTCCAACCAGCCGTGGGGATGGGGGATTTCCAAAG GGAAATCTCCCCGTCTCGAAGGAAGTGAATCGCAAGAAAAGTGAGGCAGAGGGGGCGTGCCTGGCTCCAACAAGCGGCTATGGACAACATTTCAGCAAAATCAATTACCTCTACtctttttaa